DNA from Oxyura jamaicensis isolate SHBP4307 breed ruddy duck chromosome 4, BPBGC_Ojam_1.0, whole genome shotgun sequence:
catgtctcttttctttccttcctggtTAGCCTCCTGCCTCTGTAGCTTTGAAGATAGTGAGTCAGTCATATTTCTCCAcctaaaaactgttttaaaattaagaagtcAATTGGGGATGCCATTCCTAGGAGGGCTGATGAGGTTTAGCCTCcacaaaatgaataaacatgTCCATTTTAGGCGCAAAGCAAGGTAGAGGTACTTATAAAAAATCCTGATGACTTTTCAACTAGCTTGATTTCTTACTGCATATTTCCTAATACGCTTCCTAACGGCCtgatttcagctttcaaaataagttCTCAGTGGTTTTAGAATCAGGACCATAGCTTAGCCAGAAGAAGCAAGCAGAGAACAATAGGAATagttttgtgatttcttttataGAGCCAGGCAATGtggatatttctttttcaatctATGTCTAGTTCTTTATCTCcatttatgaaaagaaaaaagtatccATGCATAATTTGTAATTCCCTTAAGGATGTCACTGTGTTTTATGAAAGATATCGCAATGTAGAATAGGGTCTGCATGTCACAGCTCTGTAACTTGGGTTCCCAGATACCATGCAAAGGATTCAATAAAAGTGCCTTCAGTGTAGAATAGATATTCACTATGATATTTAACAGTAGTTCCACTAAAACAGATACTTTATGTGGATGCTGTGGAGGGACAATAACAGGGTTCCAGTTTTCACACAGAGTCCACCTTCACTTGATTATTGTTTGTTAGCAGTGGAGAAGGTTTACTTTTCACCCTGTCCACTGCATCATTAGAActgtcctggaaaaaaacatttgctgtaCAAAAACTGACAATAATTCTCTTGTATTCTCTTCTGAAGTTCTGATTCAGGAGTCCATATATGATGGCGTTAAGGCAGCTGTTGAAGTATGCCATGTAATAGCTTGACACAAACAACCACTCTGGAATCCTAGGGATTACAGTTTCTGGGTTGACCGCCACAGCAAGGCCTATAAAGTTCAAGGGAGCCCAGCAGACTGCAAACAGTACAAATACCACAAACATGGTTAGAAAGTTTCTGAAGTCATGTGGTTTCAGTCTGGGGTTGTTGTCCGGTTTAACCCTTCGTCTCACCTGAATAACAAGGATCCATATTCTCAAGTAACAGAAAGTAACTATGGCCATGGGAAGCAGGAAGTGGAAAAACACGACTGCTATTGTATATGCAGAGCTCACCGACTGTGCGAACGTGCATGAGTAAATCCTGGGGTCATACTGCAGAGACCCCACAAACAGGTTGGGCACAATAGCAACAACTGTTAGGATCCAGATAAGAACAACATAGCACAGAGAATTCTTGTCGCTGTACAGCTTGTCATATCTGAGGCTGTGGCAGATATAGCAGTATCGATTGATAGCAATGCCGGTAATATTGAAAATTGATCCAATGACACTTAGGCCCATCAAGAAGCCGCTAATCTGGCAGTGAAGGTATCCCAGGTTCCATCCGTTGTGAAACACAGATGTGAGGACCAGTGGATATGGATAGATTGCTACGACCAAGTCTGCAATTGCCAGGCTTACCACAAATATatttcctgcaaaataaatataaaaagagaagtGTTAGCTTCTCATTTGCTCTCTTCCATCACTTCTGCTCTCAAAACATTAACAACCACCCTTAGTGGAACACTTTAATTAATTTCTCGTTTCCAGGTTGAAATCAATTTTTGCATATCAGAAATGACACTCATTTTTAATCTAAAGAAGATGCTGAATTTAAACATGCACCCTCTAAAGAGAACTGTCTATGGATTTAATTACCATGACCTACTATTTTTATCATCTCATTTACTTGGATTCTCCTAATCGCAGAGACCCAGAATTCAgatcatattaaaatattcataactTTAAGACTTGGTTTGGCTTTAAATAAATAGTCTCTCTTGAAAAAtcagcataaataaaatgattgctaatgcatttcaaaattcaCATTTACCTTCCATATTTAacttaattcattttccttacATTACCCCTTAGTTTTTCCAGTTCTGAAGTATCGTATTTCAAACTTCCACTAAAGTGACATCTTCTTTTTGTATCTGCTGGATAGCACTTAACTAAACCATTGCAATTCATACTTTGGGAAGTAGAATCATAGGAATTTAAAGTAAGAATTTCTAAGTGTCTAGCTGGACACAAACTAAGTTGTCTTTCCTAAATAGAGAGACATACTCTTCAGTAAAACGACTTATGCCAGGCAATGACCAAGATAGTTCCCACAGACTGCCACATTCTTCTTTGTCTCCTAACTGAAAAATTAAGCAATCATCCATTCTCTTAGTTCATTTGTGAATTAAAGCaaagggaaattattttaggttttcttatttttttagatGCCTCTCTGTTCTTCAAAGACAACAGAACCCATCATAACTGCATTCAGTTTGAGTAGATTTTTTGAGCATagataatatattttctctctttctttttttttttttttcttaataacagTAATCCACCTGAATACCTCCCAAGCGTTCTAGTTTCTAAGGAGAAAGACACAAGATACACTGatacagcttttcttcatttttttaaaaataactactaCATGTATATGTCTAGTTATTTGCATTCGTATCAACAGAAGGCTATaaatatgtgaatatatatacataggtATAGGTatacaaatgtatatatgtgtgtatgtaagTATGCTTGTGTTTGGAATTGTATTTTAGAGCTCTGAGATTATTCACTAAAGATGAAATATGAGCTCCTATTGCAACCTCTAAGAAAGTATATTGCTAGTTTTAGATGACACAGAATTTCATTAATAATCCAAATTAGCTTTGGTGAACTGTGTTATACATTTATCTTAAGCAGAcacaatacaaataaattagaatagacttttaaaaaaggcaaaaataccTATGAACTAATAGTGCATTTTAGCTGCTATAATTctcaaaaatagatttttgtattttatctggaaatatattattttaatatgtattctCTCACTGTACTTATACTGTACATGGTCAGAGAGGAATATTAAATCTGCAAACACCTTCAgacaaaaatacagcaattaTTTGTCTCAGGATGATACTTGTGTAtccgccctccctccctctccccccatttttttgaaaaaagtttTGATACAGGAATGAAATACCATGTATGACATTTATACTTGTGGCAGTTGGGATAAATGGCCTCAGCTAGAAGACTGCTACACTAGTTTTCATAGATTTTGTATCTGGATTtataaatctctctctctgGTGTCTGtagttgtttcttcttttttcctgcaaattcaCTGTCAGACTGAAATACGCTTATCCTAAAGGCTTTGGCAGAATTCCAGATCATTTCAGCACAAACATCAGAGCTCCTTTAAGCAGAAGAGgacgaggaaaaaaaacaaacaaacaaacaaaaaaacctgttgCTTTCAGAATTTACTCTTGACATACTGGCAAGTGATATAAGGATGAATCAAGAGACTAGATGAAACTCAAGAGCTGTCTTGTGGATTAAGAAGTGGAAAGTGAACGAAAAGTTGTTGTTGGGGAGTTTCCTAAAatccctctcctctgcctcaAATGCTGCAGATTTCAAGAAATGACAGTGTATAAACTCTAGATGGGACCCTtattaaagaatatttgaaGAATCCTGTTTACATTTGCTTATAGGTTGTCCACTTAGCTGGAAATTTACCACACCAGGCTTTTCTCTGTGACATTCACTGCAGTTTCTGTTGGTGCTCTTCATTTATATTGccattattatcattattaatacACTTGAGACAAAAAGTTCAGCTATCGATaagcaaaaagataaaaagtgtgttttattCCCCCtctgttaaaagaagaaaggtgtCGTGCTTTTCTCTGAATTGTTTAAACTAGCCTATGCTTTGGCAAACAACTGAGTCTCAGAATAGGCACTCTACCTCTGAATCAGCCAAATTTTAGGCTTCTACAAAGCAGGGATCCATGGTAGtcccagcttttcttttcagtaggCTGCCAGAGAGCCTCAAACCCTCAACGCCTTGGAAATTCAAGCTGTTTCATAAGGAAGTTGCAGGCTATGCTGGGAgcctgtcttttaaaaaaatcatgagcaGGGAGACCAAACTCCCTGGCTGTCAGCTCATGGTTAACATTCAGGTGGATGACCAAAGTGTTGGGCGAAAAGTCTGGCTGGAAACCAGATACCTGCTTGCAGAGAGGGCTTTTAACTTGCCTTTCAGGAAAGGTTATCTTCACACTTGAGTTCTGATACATGTTCCTTGTGAGCATGGAAACTTTGGCATtaagacagaacagaaaattcaagtaaaaattatttgggTTTCATAtgtttgttgtgtgttttgaaGTTTGTTGTTTCAGATTCTGAAGTCAGATATAAAAAAGTGTTGAGCTTTCACGTGTTTTCTAGTACATGGTCTAAAAATGTGATCCCAGATTTAGGAATCCACTATTAATGATAAACATTGATATTACATTAAATTACCATATATTTAATGGCATATTGTGAAAATACAATCTCTTATGTTTGTGGAGCACTTGCCATTGTAGTGGTAAATACCATAAAAAGATCTATGAATAAATTAGCTTTTATCCTCAGAGTTGGGTTTGAACAGAATGCTATAAATGAAGCATGGAGCTCCATATTGAAcggttccaaaaaaaaaaacccaaaccaccaAAATCCTCAATAATTCTTCCTTGAACAAAAAGTATTCGTTCTCTACAGAGAATGAGATTATGTTGCtatgagaaaaatgtgatttatgtAACTAGAATGCATTATAGTGCATTAACACCAGTTGGCTGAACTGTGAAGGTAGAAGTTGAATTTCTTGACTTTGCCATTTAATAAACTTAAATAAGCTGCTGTGATATGGATGTGTGTGGGAAGAAAGGTAATCTCATGGTTACCAGCTGTAGCAGCCTCTGCTTTTGGATGCAATCTAAACCAAt
Protein-coding regions in this window:
- the MTNR1A gene encoding melatonin receptor type 1A, with protein sequence MRANGSVLNGSVLPRDPPAEDAPRRPPWVTSTLAAILIFTIVVDLLGNLLVILSVYRNKKLRNAGNIFVVSLAIADLVVAIYPYPLVLTSVFHNGWNLGYLHCQISGFLMGLSVIGSIFNITGIAINRYCYICHSLRYDKLYSDKNSLCYVVLIWILTVVAIVPNLFVGSLQYDPRIYSCTFAQSVSSAYTIAVVFFHFLLPMAIVTFCYLRIWILVIQVRRRVKPDNNPRLKPHDFRNFLTMFVVFVLFAVCWAPLNFIGLAVAVNPETVIPRIPEWLFVSSYYMAYFNSCLNAIIYGLLNQNFRREYKRIIVSFCTANVFFQDSSNDAVDRVKSKPSPLLTNNNQVKVDSV